From Halobacterium sp. R2-5, the proteins below share one genomic window:
- a CDS encoding DUF4147 domain-containing protein: MIRNREELATTEGRDTALACVEAGIRAAHPKSVVREAVTRSGDTLSVLGDEYDLREYTEVVVVGGGNAAGYVAAALEDVLGDRLDRGAVVTDDPTPTECVDVLRGDHPVPSERGVAGANTVLDLAESATEDTLVLAVVTGGGSALLPAPAGDVTLADLQATTDELLASGATIHEINAVRKHLSALKGGQLARAAAPGTVVGLLLSDVNGDDLSVIGSGPTAPDDSTFAEAVEVLEAYDVAVPDRVESRLRRGADRDDHAADCRDTPTATDNSEIAAETPTSGDSVFDRVTNYVLANGFTALAAAREIAAERGYEAMILSASVRGEAREAAKTHVAVAEEVVATDNPVSAPAVVLSGGETTVTVSGDGEGGPNQEFATSAAAELDLDGVTLAAVDTDGIDGATDAAGAVVDADTVDGGADAARAALADNDVTPFLRERGALVQTGATGTNVNDLRVLVVEESPNSAD; this comes from the coding sequence ATGATACGGAACCGGGAGGAGCTGGCGACGACAGAGGGCCGGGACACCGCACTCGCGTGTGTCGAGGCGGGGATTCGAGCTGCCCACCCGAAGTCGGTCGTCCGCGAGGCCGTGACTCGTTCTGGAGACACGCTGTCCGTACTCGGCGACGAGTACGACCTGCGCGAGTACACCGAGGTCGTGGTCGTCGGCGGCGGGAACGCCGCCGGCTACGTCGCGGCCGCCCTCGAGGACGTGCTCGGCGACCGGCTCGACCGCGGGGCTGTCGTCACTGACGACCCGACCCCGACCGAGTGCGTCGACGTCCTGCGGGGCGACCATCCGGTGCCGAGCGAGCGCGGGGTCGCGGGAGCGAACACCGTCCTCGACCTCGCCGAGTCCGCGACCGAGGACACGCTCGTGCTGGCGGTGGTCACCGGCGGCGGGAGCGCCCTCCTCCCGGCGCCCGCCGGGGACGTCACGCTCGCGGACCTCCAGGCGACGACCGACGAACTGCTCGCCTCCGGCGCGACCATCCACGAGATAAACGCCGTCCGGAAGCACCTCTCCGCGCTGAAGGGCGGCCAGCTCGCTCGCGCCGCCGCGCCCGGGACGGTGGTGGGGCTGCTGTTGAGCGACGTGAACGGCGACGACCTGAGCGTCATCGGTAGCGGGCCGACTGCACCGGACGACTCGACGTTCGCGGAGGCCGTGGAAGTCCTCGAAGCCTACGACGTGGCGGTCCCCGACCGCGTGGAGTCGCGCCTCCGTCGCGGCGCTGACCGGGACGACCACGCGGCCGACTGTCGAGACACACCGACAGCGACGGACAACTCTGAAATCGCCGCGGAGACGCCGACGAGCGGCGATTCCGTGTTCGACCGCGTCACCAACTACGTCCTGGCGAACGGGTTCACCGCACTCGCCGCCGCCCGCGAGATCGCCGCCGAGCGGGGGTACGAGGCGATGATTCTCTCCGCGAGCGTCCGCGGGGAGGCCCGTGAAGCCGCCAAGACCCACGTCGCGGTCGCCGAGGAGGTGGTCGCGACGGACAACCCCGTGTCGGCGCCGGCAGTCGTCCTCTCGGGCGGTGAGACGACGGTGACAGTCAGCGGCGACGGCGAGGGCGGGCCGAACCAGGAGTTCGCCACGAGCGCCGCCGCAGAACTGGACCTCGACGGCGTGACGCTGGCGGCCGTCGACACCGACGGCATCGACGGTGCGACCGACGCCGCTGGCGCCGTGGTCGACGCCGACACGGTCGACGGGGGCGCCGACGCGGCCCGTGCCGCGCTCGCCGACAACGACGTCACACCGTTCCTCCGGGAGCGGGGCGCACTAGTTCAGACGGGCGCGACCGGCACGAACGTCAACGATCTCCGCGTGCTGGTCGTCGAGGAGAGTCCTAACTCGGCCGACTAG
- a CDS encoding endonuclease V, with translation MDVVRPGFLPGSDRSREEMEALQREIAAAASFGDDFEFDVADLELADSPVDEPTAADSVSEQTALTAGDAPVVVGVDQAFVGDDYSVSAAVAIRGGRVIERAAGRAALQFPYVPGLLSFREGDAIVDALESLSVEPDVLVLDGSGRIHFRQAGIATHVGVLFDVPAVGVAKNLLCGTPRDPFDDPLPEGARVAIEADDSMDAPEGTVVGYAYQSRQYPNPQQRHVNPLIVSPGHRVSAETAVDVVAATCTGYKLPAPTRLADRYADDLKD, from the coding sequence ATGGACGTCGTCCGCCCGGGGTTCCTCCCCGGCTCGGACCGCTCTCGGGAGGAGATGGAGGCCCTCCAGCGCGAGATCGCGGCCGCGGCCTCGTTCGGGGACGACTTCGAGTTCGACGTCGCCGACCTGGAACTCGCAGACTCACCGGTGGACGAGCCGACGGCCGCGGACAGCGTGAGCGAGCAGACGGCGCTCACGGCCGGCGACGCGCCCGTCGTCGTCGGTGTCGACCAGGCGTTCGTCGGAGACGACTACTCCGTGAGCGCCGCGGTCGCGATTCGCGGCGGCCGCGTGATCGAGCGCGCCGCCGGCCGCGCGGCGCTGCAGTTCCCGTACGTCCCGGGCTTGCTGTCGTTCCGCGAGGGCGACGCCATCGTGGACGCGCTCGAATCGCTGTCCGTGGAGCCGGACGTACTCGTCCTCGACGGCAGCGGCCGCATCCACTTCCGGCAGGCGGGCATCGCCACTCACGTCGGCGTACTCTTCGACGTTCCCGCCGTCGGCGTCGCGAAGAACCTGCTCTGCGGGACGCCCCGCGACCCCTTCGACGACCCGCTGCCGGAGGGCGCGCGCGTCGCCATCGAAGCCGACGACTCGATGGACGCGCCAGAGGGGACGGTCGTCGGGTACGCCTACCAGTCCCGGCAGTACCCGAACCCCCAGCAGCGCCACGTCAACCCCTTGATCGTGAGCCCCGGCCACCGCGTCAGCGCCGAGACGGCAGTGGACGTCGTCGCGGCGACCTGCACGGGGTACAAGCTCCCGGCGCCGACGCGGCTGGCAGACCGGTACGCGGACGACCTGAAGGACTGA
- a CDS encoding SDR family oxidoreductase has product MEKVALITGCSSGIGAATARSLLEEEWTVVATARDVDDLAALAAEGCETAELDVTKPAQCRNVVDDVVAEHGRLDCLVNNAGYAQLGPLEDVPTRELHRQFDVNVYGPHRLIRAALPHMREREDGTIVNVSSVSGRVGTPGMGAYNGSKFALEGMSDALRGEVSSYGIDVAVVEPGPVETKFSDRAESEIQGLDRSGAYEKLYSFFEDASAVNGIGAVGPDEVAEVITEAAVSPDPKARYPVGTAGRVGVLARFLPESWLDAGYRLLQRFS; this is encoded by the coding sequence ATGGAGAAGGTCGCGCTCATCACCGGGTGCTCGTCGGGAATCGGAGCGGCGACGGCGCGCTCGCTGCTCGAGGAGGAGTGGACGGTCGTCGCCACCGCGCGGGACGTCGACGACCTGGCGGCGCTCGCGGCGGAGGGCTGCGAGACCGCCGAGCTGGACGTGACGAAGCCGGCGCAGTGCCGGAACGTCGTCGACGACGTGGTCGCCGAGCACGGCCGGCTGGACTGCCTCGTGAACAACGCGGGGTACGCCCAGCTCGGGCCGCTGGAGGACGTCCCCACCAGGGAGCTCCACCGGCAGTTCGACGTGAACGTCTACGGCCCGCACCGCCTGATTCGCGCGGCGCTCCCGCACATGCGCGAGCGCGAGGACGGCACCATCGTCAACGTCTCCAGCGTCTCCGGGCGCGTCGGGACGCCGGGGATGGGCGCGTACAACGGCTCGAAGTTCGCGCTCGAGGGGATGAGCGACGCGCTCCGCGGAGAAGTGTCATCGTACGGCATCGACGTCGCGGTCGTCGAGCCCGGGCCGGTGGAGACGAAGTTCTCGGACCGCGCGGAGTCCGAGATCCAGGGCCTCGACCGCAGCGGCGCCTACGAGAAGCTCTACTCGTTCTTCGAGGACGCGAGCGCCGTGAACGGCATCGGCGCGGTCGGCCCGGACGAGGTCGCGGAGGTCATCACCGAGGCCGCGGTCAGCCCCGACCCGAAGGCGCGGTACCCCGTCGGGACCGCGGGCCGGGTCGGCGTGCTCGCGCGCTTCCTGCCCGAGTCGTGGCTGGACGCGGGTTACCGGCTGCTCCAGCGATTCTCGTAG